From the Rattus norvegicus strain BN/NHsdMcwi chromosome Y, GRCr8, whole genome shotgun sequence genome, one window contains:
- the LOC134484265 gene encoding LOW QUALITY PROTEIN: glutaredoxin-1-like (The sequence of the model RefSeq protein was modified relative to this genomic sequence to represent the inferred CDS: deleted 1 base in 1 codon; substituted 1 base at 1 genomic stop codon) produces the protein MGQGYVNCKIQSGKAVLFIDLTCTFCRNMQENLNQLPFKHGVLGFVDITATNNTNAIQDYLQQLTGLRTVSWVLIGKKDXIGRCSDLISLQQNGELTTWLKQIGALQL, from the exons ATGGGTCAGGGGTATGTGAACTGTAAGATCCAGTCTGGGAAGGCGGTTCTGTTCATTGATCTCACCTGTACCTTTTGCAGAAATATGCAAGAAAATCTCAATCAACTCCCTTTCAAACATGGTGttctgggatttgtagacatcacagccactaacaacaccaatgcaattcaagattacttacaacagctTACTGGATTAAGAACAGTTTCTTGGGTTTTGATAGGT AAGAAAGACTGAATAGGCAGAtgcagtgatctaatctccctccAACAGAACGGGGAGCTGAcgacgtggctgaagcagattggagctctgcagttatgA